A window of Thermococcus aggregans contains these coding sequences:
- a CDS encoding 50S ribosomal protein L14e — translation MPAIDVGRLAVVIAGRRAGQKVVVVDIIDKNFVLVTGAGLNKVKRRRMNIKHLEPLPEKINIERGADDEAVKAALEQAGISLE, via the coding sequence ATGCCAGCAATTGATGTTGGAAGGTTGGCTGTGGTTATTGCCGGAAGAAGAGCCGGACAAAAGGTAGTTGTTGTTGACATAATTGATAAGAACTTCGTCCTCGTTACTGGAGCAGGCTTGAACAAGGTGAAGAGGAGAAGGATGAACATAAAGCACCTTGAGCCCCTTCCGGAGAAGATTAACATCGAGCGCGGTGCCGATGACGAAGCCGTCAAGGCCGCTCTTGAACAGGCTGGAATAAGTCTTGAGTGA